Proteins encoded by one window of Halobacteriovorax sp. GB3:
- a CDS encoding DUF721 domain-containing protein: protein MKFKSLKDLLKDNAFQNIKSSSYESNSRYGDDTFDFLTLIKNWHEIIGEKFAKLTIPLKIQYGTLTILCNHSAFAQHLGFLEEQIKLKIEARYPALKGKIKRINFQNNPRHFMQQVESYRKEEIVKEEPPEKQIHKYSPRYKELEKKAIELFKDLEEDETKTSLISIYIQSHYFED, encoded by the coding sequence AAATCACTCAAAGATCTGTTAAAAGATAATGCCTTTCAAAATATCAAATCTTCTTCATACGAAAGCAACAGTCGCTACGGTGATGATACATTTGATTTTTTGACTCTTATTAAGAACTGGCATGAAATCATTGGTGAAAAATTCGCAAAACTGACGATTCCTCTAAAAATCCAATACGGTACACTAACAATACTTTGTAATCACTCTGCTTTTGCACAACATCTTGGCTTTCTAGAAGAGCAAATTAAGCTTAAAATTGAAGCGAGATACCCGGCGCTGAAAGGCAAAATTAAAAGAATCAATTTTCAAAATAATCCGCGTCACTTTATGCAACAAGTTGAGTCTTATAGAAAAGAAGAGATCGTCAAAGAAGAGCCACCTGAAAAGCAGATTCACAAATACTCTCCACGCTACAAAGAACTTGAAAAGAAGGCCATAGAGCTATTTAAAGATTTAGAAGAAGATGAAACGAAAACAAGCTTGATTTCAATCTACATCCAATCTCACTATTTCGAAGATTGA
- a CDS encoding methyltransferase — MKLKSILNYSQPDFYHFSEDSIALADYLIASDFLFEGASVLDVFSGCGVIGLEVLTKFNKPLQIDLVEIQNEYQEHLEENISLTHSEPFVRYHIKHYRDFAVGLKNDFDFILANPPYFDPSQVRPGKNKNKNICRQFEEGSLSEFIHLFYDRLRENGKMFLVLRERPTLKDYKAIVKKEFGRYSIFEIVRLDVD; from the coding sequence ATGAAGTTAAAGAGCATATTAAATTACTCCCAGCCTGATTTCTATCACTTTAGCGAGGATTCAATCGCTCTTGCTGATTATTTAATCGCAAGTGACTTTCTTTTTGAAGGAGCCAGTGTTTTAGATGTCTTTAGTGGTTGCGGTGTGATCGGACTTGAGGTCTTAACGAAGTTTAATAAACCTCTCCAGATTGATCTTGTTGAAATTCAAAATGAATATCAAGAGCATCTTGAAGAAAATATCTCACTCACTCACAGTGAACCTTTTGTTCGTTATCATATCAAACACTATCGAGATTTTGCTGTTGGTCTCAAAAATGATTTTGATTTTATTCTGGCGAATCCTCCATACTTTGATCCCTCCCAAGTTAGACCTGGAAAAAATAAAAACAAAAATATTTGCCGTCAGTTTGAAGAAGGCAGTTTAAGTGAATTTATTCATTTATTTTACGATCGACTTCGTGAAAATGGGAAAATGTTTTTAGTCTTAAGAGAAAGGCCAACACTCAAGGATTATAAGGCCATAGTGAAAAAGGAATTTGGCCGATACTCAATCTTCGAAATAGTGAGATTGGATGTAGATTGA
- a CDS encoding Sua5/YciO/YrdC/YwlC family protein encodes MSDIYIYPTDTVWGIGGDIFDNKTYLEIAKIKGTDTSKPLSILFYSVEHLLEYFEIDKVFGKEWLETFFSLEATLGVPLTLAKTEIPKHVSCGSSFVCLRVLKDEILREIIQKVGSPISTTSLNLTGQAPCIDENEAKKFHQQYAPDCKFLNLNSLKPSGHSSSILLMKENGEFQFLREGFRVNEVKEHIKLLPA; translated from the coding sequence ATGAGTGATATTTATATTTATCCTACAGATACTGTGTGGGGCATTGGCGGCGATATTTTTGATAATAAAACTTACCTTGAAATTGCTAAAATTAAAGGGACAGACACTTCAAAGCCATTATCAATTTTATTTTATTCCGTTGAACACTTACTTGAATATTTTGAGATCGATAAAGTATTTGGAAAAGAGTGGTTAGAAACATTCTTTAGCTTAGAGGCTACATTAGGTGTACCTCTAACATTGGCCAAAACAGAAATTCCTAAACATGTCAGCTGTGGAAGTAGCTTTGTTTGCCTTAGAGTTTTAAAAGATGAGATTCTTAGAGAAATCATTCAAAAAGTTGGAAGTCCCATTTCAACAACGAGTCTCAATCTAACGGGACAGGCTCCTTGTATTGATGAAAATGAAGCAAAAAAATTCCATCAACAATATGCACCGGATTGTAAATTCTTAAACTTGAATTCTCTCAAGCCTTCAGGTCATTCTTCAAGTATTCTTCTTATGAAAGAAAATGGAGAGTTTCAATTTTTAAGAGAAGGTTTTCGAGTTAATGAAGTTAAAGAGCATATTAAATTACTCCCAGCCTGA
- a CDS encoding MlaD family protein, which translates to MNEFKVGLMALVTMAAVIVLSLKVTSNQSGFGDYVTYKTIVRDASGIFPKTPIKVAGINAGRIKSIELKGNNAHIAFEVLKDVRIVKDSRLRIKSVGFLGDKYLELFIGESNQMLTEDSFIKADEGGGVDALVREANEIMKDVKIIVSSLKDSVAPAGEKPPIKVILEDVKALAANTKEVTASLKRIMNGNEEKINTMIANLEDFSEQIAFQTDNNEPESAMADVKKILANAERLTSDLKEMVADIKGGRGTLGKILVEEEIADEVKETLAGVKKMVNRVDAIRTEVSVFTGANTDFGADSYAHLKIYPSPERFYLIGVSTSEFGPESETQTTRIINGTETNEIERERVKDKLRFDVQLGRQIHDWTLRGGFIESTAGLGVDYHLYSLGSKVSAELFDYRDDIGFNLRLSTEIQIWNVLYGRVAGEDILDDNRSATFAAGLRFNDEDLKGLLGFFL; encoded by the coding sequence ATGAATGAATTTAAAGTTGGGTTGATGGCCCTTGTAACCATGGCCGCAGTAATTGTTCTGTCGCTAAAAGTTACTTCAAATCAATCTGGATTTGGTGATTATGTCACTTATAAGACAATTGTTCGCGATGCTTCTGGTATTTTTCCAAAAACTCCAATTAAAGTTGCTGGGATTAATGCTGGGAGAATCAAGTCAATTGAACTTAAGGGAAATAATGCCCACATCGCTTTTGAAGTTTTAAAAGACGTTCGTATCGTAAAAGATTCTCGCCTAAGAATTAAGTCTGTTGGTTTTCTTGGAGATAAATATCTTGAGCTCTTTATCGGGGAATCAAATCAGATGCTTACTGAAGATAGTTTCATTAAGGCCGATGAAGGAGGAGGGGTTGATGCCCTCGTTCGTGAAGCTAATGAAATTATGAAAGATGTTAAGATTATCGTTTCAAGCTTGAAGGACTCAGTTGCTCCTGCTGGTGAGAAACCTCCAATTAAAGTGATTCTTGAAGATGTGAAGGCCCTTGCAGCCAATACAAAAGAAGTTACAGCATCACTTAAAAGAATCATGAATGGGAATGAAGAGAAGATCAATACAATGATTGCTAATCTTGAAGACTTCTCAGAGCAAATTGCTTTTCAAACAGATAATAATGAACCAGAAAGTGCTATGGCCGATGTGAAAAAGATTTTGGCCAATGCTGAAAGATTAACATCTGATCTTAAAGAGATGGTTGCCGATATCAAAGGCGGACGCGGAACTCTTGGAAAGATTTTAGTTGAAGAAGAGATCGCAGACGAAGTTAAAGAAACTCTTGCTGGCGTTAAAAAGATGGTTAATAGAGTTGATGCTATTAGAACTGAGGTTTCTGTCTTTACGGGGGCTAATACTGACTTTGGTGCTGACTCTTATGCTCACCTTAAAATTTATCCATCACCAGAGAGATTTTACCTCATTGGTGTTTCTACTTCTGAGTTTGGGCCTGAGTCTGAGACTCAAACAACTCGAATTATTAATGGTACAGAAACAAATGAAATTGAGCGTGAGCGTGTAAAAGACAAGCTTCGCTTTGATGTTCAGCTTGGTCGTCAGATCCATGACTGGACTCTTCGTGGTGGTTTCATCGAGTCAACGGCAGGTCTTGGTGTGGATTATCATCTTTACTCTCTTGGATCAAAAGTTTCGGCTGAACTTTTCGACTACAGAGATGACATTGGATTTAACTTAAGATTGTCTACTGAAATCCAAATTTGGAACGTTCTTTACGGAAGAGTTGCGGGTGAGGACATCTTAGACGACAATAGAAGTGCTACATTTGCAGCAGGACTCAGGTTTAATGACGAGGACCTCAAAGGATTGTTGGGGTTCTTCCTATAG
- a CDS encoding ABC transporter ATP-binding protein, with protein sequence MLQFDNPAVSFKNVTKTFGQHTILNNLNFDIARGKITTILGFSGAGKSTMMKHILGLLNPTEGSVSVLGNNLSELTSMELREFRKNFGMLFQYAALFDSFTASGNVAFPLKEFTKMTASQIDQRVKELLESVGLQEVSHDKLPSELSGGMRKRVGLARALALSPQIMLYDEPTTGLDPITTKMVNDLITETSENHKDIQLTSIIISHDIKATLEISDFIAFLDRGNIVEYLPAKDFKNSEHPLVKEFINL encoded by the coding sequence ATGTTGCAATTTGATAACCCTGCTGTTTCTTTTAAGAACGTCACTAAGACGTTTGGGCAGCATACAATTCTCAATAATTTGAACTTTGATATTGCTAGAGGAAAAATAACGACAATTCTAGGCTTCTCTGGAGCTGGGAAGTCGACAATGATGAAACATATTCTTGGACTTCTAAATCCTACAGAGGGTTCTGTCAGTGTCCTTGGAAATAACTTGTCTGAGTTAACATCGATGGAGCTAAGAGAGTTTAGAAAGAATTTTGGAATGCTCTTTCAATATGCAGCTCTCTTTGATTCGTTCACTGCTTCAGGTAACGTTGCCTTTCCTTTAAAAGAATTTACCAAGATGACGGCTTCTCAAATTGATCAGCGTGTTAAAGAACTTCTCGAGTCTGTTGGACTTCAAGAAGTTTCACACGATAAACTTCCATCTGAGCTCTCTGGTGGAATGAGAAAAAGAGTAGGACTAGCTAGAGCTCTCGCTCTTAGTCCACAAATTATGCTCTATGATGAGCCAACAACGGGTCTTGACCCTATTACAACAAAAATGGTTAACGATCTCATTACTGAGACATCTGAAAACCACAAAGATATACAACTTACATCAATTATTATTTCCCACGATATTAAGGCGACCCTCGAAATTTCCGACTTCATCGCTTTTTTAGACCGTGGTAATATTGTTGAGTACTTACCGGCAAAAGATTTCAAGAACTCTGAGCACCCTCTTGTGAAAGAGTTTATTAACTTATAA
- a CDS encoding MlaE family ABC transporter permease, translating to MTHINTAFVKFTELLGKTVIKNVAGLGRIMSFISRFFYWCFKPPFRWKLFFDQMYFIGNRSLFIVLLSGSFTGMVMAYQTYFGFKLISVDSLVGPVVAITLARELAPVLTGLIVAGRAGAAMAAEIGTMKVTEQIDALEVMGISSLQYLGVPRILAATLALPMLTVLFQFIGNIGSIIVGTKALMIDETIYLSKLGEFMFVADIVQGILKAFVFGFVIAVIGTYFGFEVRKGAAGVGKGTNLAVVWGMISVLVLDYFLTSFLVHIL from the coding sequence GTGACCCACATCAATACAGCGTTCGTTAAATTTACAGAACTCTTAGGCAAAACTGTTATAAAAAATGTAGCAGGATTAGGCCGTATCATGAGCTTTATTTCAAGGTTCTTCTACTGGTGTTTCAAGCCTCCATTTCGTTGGAAACTTTTCTTTGATCAAATGTACTTCATTGGGAACCGCTCACTGTTTATTGTCCTTCTTTCGGGATCATTTACTGGGATGGTTATGGCCTACCAAACTTACTTTGGTTTTAAGCTCATCTCTGTCGACTCCTTAGTTGGTCCAGTTGTTGCGATCACTTTGGCAAGAGAGTTAGCTCCTGTTCTTACTGGCCTGATTGTTGCTGGTCGAGCTGGTGCCGCCATGGCCGCTGAAATTGGAACAATGAAAGTTACTGAGCAAATTGATGCACTTGAAGTCATGGGAATCTCTTCTCTTCAGTACCTTGGAGTTCCAAGAATTCTTGCTGCTACTTTAGCGCTTCCAATGCTTACTGTTTTATTTCAATTTATCGGAAATATTGGATCGATCATTGTTGGGACAAAGGCCCTGATGATTGATGAGACGATTTACTTATCAAAACTTGGTGAGTTTATGTTTGTGGCCGATATTGTACAAGGGATTTTAAAGGCCTTTGTTTTTGGTTTTGTTATTGCTGTTATTGGAACTTACTTTGGTTTTGAAGTTAGAAAAGGTGCAGCAGGAGTAGGGAAGGGAACGAACCTCGCCGTTGTTTGGGGAATGATTTCTGTTCTTGTTCTCGATTACTTCTTAACAAGCTTTTTGGTTCATATTTTATAA
- the alr gene encoding alanine racemase, with product MRFRSRMLVDLGVLADNYKKLKEICPNNEVLFMVKADAYGHGVLPIVRFAVVELGIKEFGCATLGEALNLRDELFDLEFEVYVFSDVQLGLKECSEIYLNRRIIPVLSNMDDLRYVLDNQDFQNFPLCLKFNTGMNRLGIHHERTEEVIDLLKRKGRKSVYHLLSHLSSASLSMEKNKRNIFQREKFNEIKKAFSDANIELERTSLSNSGTIEQGFGLDNTHVRPGLMMYGPTSLIGPYRHLSKWTGRNISSLETYIIKVFPVEKGQPIGYGATPVSKDGLCAIIALGYGDGFSTRYMGATLEHKGHEGKVTGRVNMDMAQIVFDKDAYDQLKVDDKFVIWSNDPKSIMRLSDETGTIPYEIFLHLTARVPRVYV from the coding sequence ATGCGATTTAGAAGCAGAATGCTAGTGGACTTAGGTGTCCTTGCTGATAATTATAAAAAGTTAAAAGAAATTTGTCCTAATAACGAAGTCCTCTTCATGGTGAAGGCCGATGCTTATGGGCACGGAGTTCTTCCTATCGTTCGCTTCGCAGTTGTAGAACTTGGAATAAAAGAGTTTGGATGTGCCACTTTAGGTGAGGCGCTCAATCTTCGCGACGAACTCTTTGATCTCGAATTCGAAGTCTATGTTTTTTCCGACGTTCAGCTCGGTCTTAAAGAATGCTCTGAAATTTATCTCAATCGTCGAATCATACCAGTTCTGTCGAATATGGATGATTTAAGATACGTTTTAGATAATCAAGATTTTCAAAATTTCCCACTTTGTTTGAAGTTTAATACGGGAATGAATCGTCTAGGGATTCATCACGAAAGAACTGAAGAGGTTATAGATCTTCTAAAAAGAAAGGGGAGAAAGAGTGTTTACCACCTTTTGTCGCACCTCTCTTCGGCTTCTCTTTCAATGGAAAAGAATAAAAGAAATATTTTCCAACGCGAAAAATTTAATGAAATTAAAAAAGCATTTAGCGATGCGAATATTGAACTAGAGAGAACATCTCTTTCAAATTCTGGAACTATTGAGCAAGGTTTTGGCCTTGATAATACCCACGTTCGTCCAGGTCTGATGATGTATGGACCGACATCACTTATTGGGCCTTATCGCCATTTGTCAAAGTGGACGGGAAGAAATATTTCAAGTCTTGAAACTTATATCATCAAAGTCTTTCCTGTTGAGAAGGGTCAGCCTATTGGTTACGGAGCAACTCCCGTTTCTAAAGACGGGCTGTGTGCAATCATAGCACTAGGCTATGGTGATGGTTTTTCTACACGCTATATGGGGGCCACTCTAGAGCACAAAGGTCATGAAGGAAAAGTGACTGGTCGAGTTAATATGGATATGGCCCAGATTGTTTTTGATAAAGATGCCTACGACCAGTTAAAAGTAGATGATAAATTCGTCATATGGTCCAATGATCCAAAATCAATTATGCGACTTTCAGATGAGACGGGGACCATCCCCTATGAAATTTTTCTACACCTAACGGCGCGCGTACCGAGAGTCTATGTTTGA
- a CDS encoding shikimate kinase: MGFIICGFMGSGKTTLIEELKRDEKTGTCFDLDSLILDQLAPEFKGLGEYIRQAGWDSFRERESKALCDVLSSLGHRDIVALGGGTLEREENILKIQKSEHILVGLDTPFELCLRRIKGDRNRPMLDKRDEELREIYLKRCDQYKKSKILLKPEQIEQVKSLDDLFHFLNANDK, translated from the coding sequence ATGGGTTTTATTATTTGTGGCTTTATGGGATCGGGAAAAACAACTCTTATTGAAGAGTTAAAAAGAGATGAAAAAACGGGGACTTGTTTTGATTTGGACTCGCTTATTTTGGACCAATTAGCTCCTGAGTTTAAAGGTCTGGGAGAGTATATTCGCCAAGCTGGCTGGGACTCATTTAGAGAGAGAGAATCGAAGGCGCTTTGTGATGTTCTAAGTAGCCTTGGGCATAGAGATATCGTTGCTCTTGGAGGGGGAACTCTTGAGAGGGAGGAGAACATTTTAAAGATCCAAAAAAGTGAGCATATTTTAGTGGGGCTCGATACTCCTTTTGAATTGTGTCTAAGAAGAATTAAAGGTGATCGCAATCGACCAATGCTTGATAAAAGGGATGAAGAGTTGCGTGAAATATACCTTAAGCGCTGCGATCAATATAAAAAGTCCAAAATTCTTTTAAAGCCCGAGCAAATAGAACAAGTAAAATCTTTAGATGATTTATTTCATTTTCTTAATGCCAATGACAAGTAG
- a CDS encoding DUF177 domain-containing protein, whose protein sequence is MRKKTPEASDFSPIINISLFDEEPESYEFDQTNSEWVREILKEIENDFFDEELPKGEGKIETNLEIKRLVNNIYGEHLIVRGEAKGQYYAACVRCLDPSFQEFECDFRVAFINSRYEKEPEYEEITHIFADGEDVELYFHEKGKANVKEMLHEQVYMHLEPLPLHAEDCKGLCGQCGSNLNKYNCGHN, encoded by the coding sequence ATGCGAAAGAAAACACCTGAGGCAAGCGACTTTAGCCCAATCATCAACATCTCTCTTTTTGATGAAGAGCCTGAATCATATGAATTTGATCAAACGAATTCTGAATGGGTAAGAGAAATTCTAAAAGAAATCGAAAATGACTTCTTTGACGAAGAACTCCCAAAGGGTGAAGGCAAAATTGAAACAAACCTCGAAATTAAAAGACTCGTGAATAATATTTACGGTGAACACCTCATCGTACGCGGGGAAGCTAAGGGTCAGTACTACGCTGCTTGCGTTCGCTGTCTAGACCCTTCTTTTCAAGAATTTGAGTGTGACTTTAGAGTTGCTTTCATTAATTCAAGATACGAGAAAGAACCGGAGTACGAGGAAATCACGCATATCTTTGCTGACGGAGAAGATGTAGAGCTCTATTTCCACGAAAAAGGAAAGGCCAACGTCAAAGAAATGCTTCATGAACAAGTTTACATGCATTTAGAGCCTCTTCCTCTACACGCTGAGGATTGTAAAGGACTTTGCGGGCAATGTGGGAGCAATCTCAACAAATATAATTGTGGACATAACTAA
- the rpmF gene encoding 50S ribosomal protein L32, whose amino-acid sequence MAVPKKKTSVSRKGKRRAGQHHKLYGKSNVLTDGTTGELTLKGCISPSGYWKGQKVFETKADREEADTEE is encoded by the coding sequence ATGGCAGTACCTAAGAAGAAAACGTCCGTTTCTAGAAAGGGAAAAAGAAGAGCTGGACAGCATCACAAACTATATGGAAAATCTAACGTTCTAACTGACGGAACTACTGGAGAACTAACTCTTAAAGGTTGTATCTCTCCATCTGGTTACTGGAAAGGACAAAAAGTTTTCGAAACGAAAGCTGATAGAGAAGAAGCAGATACAGAAGAATAA
- a CDS encoding beta-ketoacyl-ACP synthase III — translation MSNYKVKIKGTGMYVPKKVLTNVDLEKIVDTSDEWIFERTGMRERHICSTEGGEWPTDMALYAAKDALKAANLEPNDIDFILFGSVTPDYKLPNSATVLQTKLGITNNCAALDISAACSGFVYGFNMATAMIRTGMIKNALIVGSEMLSREVNWEDRNTCILFGDGCGVAVVGRNEDENDQSDVLATYLGADGTGKEFFDQPIGGAVEPITEEHLEKKNYFMQMKGREMFKVATRTLAGNAKRVLEQTELKLEDVDWLVPHQANIRIIETTGKLLGIDPDKVIINIDKYANTSAATVPMAFHEAIQEGKIKRGDIVMFDAFGAGLTTGATLIKY, via the coding sequence ATGTCTAATTATAAAGTTAAAATTAAAGGGACTGGAATGTATGTCCCAAAAAAAGTTCTAACGAATGTCGATCTCGAAAAGATTGTCGACACAAGTGATGAATGGATTTTTGAAAGAACAGGAATGCGCGAAAGACATATCTGTTCTACAGAAGGTGGAGAATGGCCTACAGACATGGCCCTCTATGCAGCAAAAGACGCCCTTAAAGCTGCAAACCTTGAACCAAACGATATCGATTTCATTCTCTTTGGTTCCGTTACTCCTGACTATAAACTTCCTAACTCGGCCACTGTTCTTCAAACAAAACTAGGTATTACAAATAACTGTGCAGCTCTGGACATTTCAGCAGCTTGTTCTGGTTTCGTTTACGGCTTCAATATGGCCACGGCAATGATTAGAACGGGCATGATTAAAAATGCTCTTATCGTTGGTTCTGAAATGCTTAGTCGTGAAGTGAACTGGGAAGATAGAAACACATGTATTCTTTTTGGAGATGGATGTGGTGTCGCTGTCGTTGGTAGAAACGAAGATGAGAATGATCAATCAGATGTACTTGCAACTTATCTTGGTGCTGATGGAACTGGAAAAGAGTTTTTCGACCAACCGATTGGTGGAGCAGTTGAACCGATCACAGAAGAGCATCTTGAAAAGAAAAACTACTTTATGCAAATGAAAGGTAGAGAGATGTTTAAAGTTGCCACAAGAACACTTGCAGGAAATGCAAAGCGCGTTCTTGAGCAAACAGAACTAAAGCTTGAAGATGTTGATTGGCTCGTTCCTCACCAGGCCAATATTCGAATCATCGAAACAACTGGAAAACTTCTTGGAATTGATCCAGACAAAGTCATTATCAATATTGATAAATATGCTAATACATCAGCGGCAACTGTACCAATGGCCTTCCATGAAGCCATTCAAGAAGGAAAAATCAAACGTGGTGACATTGTTATGTTTGATGCTTTTGGTGCTGGTCTAACAACGGGTGCAACCCTTATTAAATACTAA
- the fabD gene encoding ACP S-malonyltransferase — protein sequence MTKSVTLLFPGQGAQYVGMGKALEGHSSYELFEKANQALGFNISQMMFEGPEEELKLTENTQPAILSHSVALFEKLKELLDNKGVKIDRVLGHSVGEYAALVAAGALPFEDAVKAVNLRGKFMQEAVPAGKGKMFAIMKVPAEKIEQACTEASTETEKVMPANFNEPNQTVISGEANACDRAVAWLNENMEDPFRAVELNVSAPFHSSLMKPAADKLNDAFSEFKFKENDLAYVANIDAKEYAAGTSAEIIKENLYKQVDGSVLWTQSFASLPDDTICIEVGPGRVLMGLARKINRNIKVISLDKDGAFEELEELLS from the coding sequence ATGACAAAATCAGTAACACTTCTCTTCCCTGGACAAGGGGCTCAATATGTTGGAATGGGAAAGGCCTTAGAAGGTCACTCTTCTTACGAATTATTTGAAAAAGCAAACCAAGCTCTTGGGTTTAACATCTCTCAAATGATGTTTGAAGGTCCAGAAGAAGAACTTAAGCTAACAGAAAATACTCAACCAGCAATCTTAAGCCATTCGGTAGCTCTTTTTGAAAAACTAAAAGAACTTCTCGATAACAAAGGTGTAAAAATTGATCGCGTTCTTGGTCACTCTGTTGGTGAGTACGCTGCTCTCGTTGCAGCAGGAGCTCTTCCTTTTGAAGATGCGGTTAAAGCAGTAAACCTTCGTGGGAAGTTTATGCAAGAAGCTGTTCCTGCAGGAAAGGGAAAGATGTTTGCCATCATGAAAGTTCCTGCTGAAAAAATTGAACAAGCATGTACTGAAGCTTCAACTGAAACAGAAAAAGTTATGCCAGCAAACTTCAACGAGCCAAACCAAACGGTTATCTCAGGTGAAGCGAATGCATGTGATAGAGCTGTTGCTTGGCTTAATGAAAATATGGAAGATCCATTTAGAGCAGTCGAACTTAACGTTTCAGCTCCTTTCCACTCTTCTCTAATGAAACCAGCTGCAGATAAACTTAACGATGCTTTTAGCGAGTTTAAGTTTAAAGAAAATGATTTAGCTTACGTTGCAAATATCGATGCTAAAGAATACGCGGCTGGAACTTCTGCTGAAATTATTAAAGAAAATCTCTACAAGCAAGTTGATGGAAGTGTACTTTGGACGCAGAGCTTTGCTTCACTTCCAGATGATACAATTTGCATTGAAGTTGGACCGGGCCGTGTTCTAATGGGTCTCGCTAGAAAAATTAATCGCAATATCAAAGTCATCTCACTCGATAAAGATGGTGCCTTTGAGGAACTCGAGGAGCTTCTCTCATGA
- the fabG gene encoding 3-oxoacyl-ACP reductase FabG: MKVNFDDLKGKKVLVTGATRGIGREIVRSLATQGAHVVFNYREGKESVAKEIETELKELGATDATGLMFDVTNYEQIKSAIDTFTKDVGSIEGLVNNAGISKDQIVLRLKEEDIQQTLDTNLKGSIMVAQACSRGFLRAENVSVVNISSVVGLMGNASQIAYSASKAGMLGFTKSFAKELAGKNVRCNAICPGFITTDMTDALDDKVKETYLTQIPLKRLGDAQEVANLTSFLLSNASAYITGEVIKIDGGLYI, encoded by the coding sequence ATGAAAGTAAATTTTGACGATCTAAAAGGTAAAAAAGTACTCGTAACAGGTGCAACACGTGGAATTGGTCGTGAGATCGTAAGAAGTCTTGCAACTCAAGGAGCTCACGTAGTTTTCAATTACCGTGAAGGTAAAGAATCTGTTGCTAAAGAAATTGAAACAGAACTAAAAGAACTTGGAGCGACAGATGCTACAGGACTTATGTTTGATGTTACAAATTATGAGCAAATTAAATCAGCAATCGATACCTTTACTAAAGATGTAGGATCTATTGAGGGACTTGTAAACAATGCAGGTATCTCTAAAGATCAAATTGTTTTAAGACTTAAAGAAGAAGATATTCAGCAAACTCTTGATACAAACCTTAAGGGGTCAATCATGGTTGCTCAGGCTTGCTCTAGAGGCTTTCTAAGAGCTGAAAATGTGTCTGTCGTTAACATTAGTTCAGTTGTTGGACTTATGGGGAATGCTTCGCAAATCGCATACTCTGCATCTAAAGCGGGAATGCTCGGTTTCACAAAGTCTTTCGCAAAAGAACTTGCAGGTAAAAACGTAAGATGCAACGCAATATGCCCAGGATTTATTACAACAGATATGACAGATGCCCTTGATGATAAGGTAAAAGAAACATATCTAACTCAAATCCCATTGAAAAGACTTGGTGATGCACAAGAGGTTGCCAATTTGACGTCTTTTCTATTAAGTAATGCTTCAGCCTATATTACAGGTGAAGTAATTAAAATTGACGGTGGACTTTATATTTAA
- the acpP gene encoding acyl carrier protein, with the protein MEEKVIKLVSDATKIDISKIKAETSFVDDLNLDSLDIVELMMKMEDEFGVEIPEEDAEGLKTVNDVVTYLEKKQ; encoded by the coding sequence ATGGAAGAAAAAGTAATTAAACTTGTATCAGATGCTACTAAAATCGATATTTCAAAAATCAAAGCAGAAACTAGCTTTGTTGACGATCTAAACCTAGATTCACTTGATATCGTTGAGCTAATGATGAAAATGGAAGATGAGTTTGGTGTAGAGATCCCTGAAGAAGATGCTGAAGGGCTTAAAACAGTAAACGATGTTGTTACTTACCTAGAAAAGAAACAATAA